The following are encoded in a window of Pseudomonas graminis genomic DNA:
- a CDS encoding amino acid ABC transporter permease, with product MASSGLELLWVSAPQLAQGIGRTLGISLLAIAFSSVGGVIYGVLRNLGVRWIDGVLLVYLELFRAIPVLVWLYLFFFGLPIFLGWNIPGFWCAVLVLSLWGASETGEVVRGALRSIPRGQREAGLAIGLGPLQLYGRVLLPQALRRMTPPLINVFTRLIKTSSLAVLIGVVDVIKIGQQIIERTYESVLIYGFLFVFFFLACYPLSAASRVLERRWNHS from the coding sequence ATGGCCAGTTCGGGTCTTGAATTGCTGTGGGTGTCGGCGCCGCAATTGGCCCAGGGCATCGGCCGCACGCTGGGCATTTCGCTGCTGGCGATCGCCTTCAGCAGTGTAGGCGGTGTGATCTATGGCGTGCTGCGCAACCTTGGCGTGCGCTGGATCGACGGGGTGCTGCTGGTCTACCTGGAACTGTTCAGGGCGATCCCGGTGCTGGTCTGGTTGTACCTGTTCTTCTTCGGTTTGCCGATTTTTCTTGGCTGGAACATCCCGGGTTTCTGGTGCGCGGTACTGGTGTTGTCGCTGTGGGGCGCCAGTGAAACCGGCGAAGTGGTGCGTGGCGCACTGCGCTCGATTCCGAGGGGGCAACGGGAAGCGGGTCTTGCGATTGGCCTGGGGCCGTTGCAGCTTTACGGCCGCGTGCTGCTGCCCCAGGCGCTGCGACGCATGACGCCGCCGCTGATCAACGTCTTCACCCGGCTGATCAAAACCAGTTCCCTGGCGGTGCTGATCGGGGTCGTTGACGTGATCAAGATCGGCCAGCAAATCATCGAACGAACCTATGAGTCGGTGCTGATCTACGGCTTCCTGTTCGTATTCTTCTTTCTTGCCTGTTATCCGCTGTCGGCCGCTTCGCGGGTGCTCGAGCGGCGTTGGAATCATTCATGA
- a CDS encoding amino acid ABC transporter permease, with protein sequence MAFDVEFVVSTLPAFVSAVGVTLQVGFIAIGTSLCVALINAAITAFGVPILRPLVRVYVELARNTPLLIQLFFIYFALPTLGIRISGFASAIIAMTFMGGAYLTEILRAGIDAVPKSQIESGLSIGLSRWQLLRHVILPQAGILSLPALFANFIFLLKETTVVSAVAVPEILYTTKSYIALYYKTYEMLAVMTGLCVLLFVPLSLLLRLIERRLQHGQFGS encoded by the coding sequence ATGGCGTTCGATGTTGAATTTGTCGTGTCCACGCTGCCCGCGTTCGTCAGCGCCGTTGGCGTCACGTTGCAGGTCGGCTTCATCGCCATCGGCACGTCGCTGTGCGTGGCGCTGATCAATGCCGCGATTACTGCGTTCGGCGTGCCCATCCTGCGCCCACTGGTACGGGTGTACGTGGAGCTGGCGCGCAATACGCCGTTGCTGATCCAGCTGTTTTTCATCTACTTCGCGCTGCCGACCCTGGGGATCCGCATCTCCGGGTTTGCCTCGGCGATCATTGCCATGACTTTCATGGGCGGCGCTTACCTGACCGAGATCCTGCGCGCGGGCATAGACGCGGTGCCCAAATCGCAGATCGAATCGGGGCTGTCCATCGGGCTGTCGCGCTGGCAGTTGCTGCGCCACGTCATTCTGCCCCAGGCCGGGATCCTCAGCCTGCCGGCGCTGTTCGCCAACTTCATCTTCCTGCTCAAGGAAACCACCGTGGTTTCGGCGGTGGCGGTGCCGGAAATTCTCTACACCACCAAGAGCTACATCGCGCTGTATTACAAAACCTACGAAATGCTCGCGGTCATGACCGGCCTCTGCGTGCTGCTGTTCGTGCCGCTGTCGCTGCTGCTGCGCCTGATTGAAAGGAGGCTCCAGCATGGCCAGTTCGGGTCTTGA
- a CDS encoding sensor histidine kinase: MLDEHQSPLYTRFPQPAEQHWPDAIRHPSLPPLSHPTAHRTAGCDQVAAAQSDYAQTFHVRKMAEFSASIAHEICQPLLGIAANAAASLRWLQRDVPDVDEAIAGLKEIRAGCERAANIVKALGALARQAPLQLRILKIDDVIRDAVGLTQPLLTAQRVRLETGLYVDQSIVADAVQLQQLLVNLITNAVEAMAGCGRDAAVLRIHSFTLGDGVEVCVEDNGPGIPPDRREQIFGAFYTTKTSGLGVGLAICRSVVDAHHGRIWAQASASGGARIRFQLPTCCY, encoded by the coding sequence ATGCTGGACGAACATCAATCTCCTCTTTACACGCGCTTCCCGCAGCCAGCGGAGCAGCACTGGCCGGATGCGATTCGGCACCCTTCCCTGCCCCCTCTGTCGCACCCGACAGCGCACCGCACGGCGGGCTGCGATCAGGTTGCCGCCGCGCAAAGCGACTATGCTCAAACCTTCCACGTCCGAAAGATGGCCGAGTTCAGCGCCTCCATCGCCCATGAGATCTGCCAGCCCCTTTTGGGCATCGCCGCCAACGCGGCCGCCAGCCTGCGTTGGCTGCAGCGCGACGTGCCGGACGTCGACGAAGCCATCGCCGGCTTGAAGGAAATCCGCGCCGGCTGCGAACGCGCCGCCAACATCGTCAAAGCCCTCGGTGCGCTGGCCCGTCAGGCGCCCTTGCAGCTGCGCATCCTGAAAATTGACGACGTCATTCGCGACGCAGTCGGCCTTACCCAGCCGCTGCTGACTGCCCAGCGGGTACGGCTCGAAACCGGGCTATACGTTGACCAGTCGATCGTTGCCGATGCCGTGCAGTTGCAGCAATTGCTGGTCAACCTCATCACCAATGCCGTGGAAGCCATGGCCGGCTGCGGCCGTGACGCCGCCGTGTTGCGCATCCATTCATTTACCCTCGGCGACGGTGTCGAAGTCTGCGTTGAGGACAACGGCCCCGGCATCCCCCCTGACCGTCGCGAGCAGATCTTTGGCGCGTTCTACACCACCAAGACCAGTGGCCTCGGCGTCGGACTGGCGATCTGCCGCTCGGTGGTCGACGCGCACCACGGGCGCATCTGGGCACAAGCCTCGGCCAGCGGTGGCGCACGCATTCGCTTTCAGCTGCCGACCTGCTGTTACTGA
- a CDS encoding GlxA family transcriptional regulator, protein MRDISGQKTVAVVLFNDVLMLDVTGPMDVFSISNRLLAPEKQYRLITVAEPPLLIRSSCGLKVQADVALDDLPPDIDLLLVPGGPGAYGVSHPQLTAWLPAAAQAARRFGAICTGAFLLGDAGLLDGYRCTTHWNYVERLARRFPASRVETEQIYVVDRNLITSGGITAGIDMALAIVAEDHGKEIALEVAKVLLVVMKRQGGQTPYGPLLAAVPRDDSAIARVQAYVVDHIDEAYTVQRMADLATMSPRNFARAFQREVSLTPMQFLLNARIDHARKLLEGSDLPLKVVASRCGFGSARHMRKAFSERIGVTPGQYRQQFGGD, encoded by the coding sequence ATGCGCGACATCTCAGGGCAGAAAACAGTGGCGGTGGTGCTGTTCAACGACGTGCTCATGCTCGACGTGACCGGCCCCATGGACGTCTTTTCGATTTCCAATCGACTGCTGGCGCCGGAAAAACAGTATCGACTGATCACGGTGGCCGAACCTCCGCTGCTCATCCGCAGCTCCTGCGGGCTCAAGGTCCAGGCGGATGTGGCGCTGGACGATCTGCCGCCCGATATTGACCTGCTGCTGGTCCCCGGCGGACCAGGTGCCTACGGTGTCAGCCATCCTCAGCTCACCGCCTGGCTACCGGCCGCCGCCCAGGCCGCCCGGCGTTTCGGAGCGATCTGCACCGGCGCGTTTCTGCTGGGTGACGCTGGTCTGCTCGACGGCTACCGCTGCACCACCCACTGGAACTACGTCGAGCGCCTGGCTCGGCGTTTCCCTGCCTCCCGCGTCGAAACCGAGCAGATCTACGTCGTCGACCGCAACCTGATCACGTCGGGTGGTATCACGGCGGGCATCGACATGGCGCTGGCCATCGTCGCCGAAGACCACGGCAAAGAGATCGCCCTGGAAGTGGCCAAAGTGCTGCTGGTGGTCATGAAGCGTCAGGGCGGCCAAACGCCCTACGGCCCGTTGTTGGCGGCAGTACCCAGGGATGACAGCGCGATCGCCCGGGTGCAGGCCTACGTCGTCGACCACATTGATGAGGCCTACACCGTGCAGCGCATGGCCGACCTGGCAACGATGAGCCCGCGCAATTTTGCCCGGGCGTTCCAGCGCGAAGTCAGCCTGACGCCCATGCAATTTCTGCTCAACGCGCGCATCGATCACGCGCGCAAACTGCTCGAAGGCAGCGACCTGCCCCTCAAGGTCGTGGCCAGTCGCTGCGGCTTTGGCAGCGCGCGGCACATGCGCAAGGCGTTCAGCGAGCGCATTGGCGTGACGCCTGGCCAATACCGTCAGCAGTTCGGCGGCGACTGA
- the msrA gene encoding peptide-methionine (S)-S-oxide reductase MsrA: MTTHTETALLAGGCFWGMQDLLRRYPGVVSTRVGYSGGDVDNATYRNHGTHAEAIEIVFDPEQISYRKILEFFFQIHDPSTPNRQGNDLGVSYRSAIFYLSDEQKAVALDTVADVEASGLWPGKVVTEIAPAGPFWEAEPEHQDYLERIPNGYTCHFVRPNWTLPVRDKATTA; encoded by the coding sequence ATGACCACCCACACCGAAACCGCGCTGCTCGCCGGAGGCTGCTTCTGGGGCATGCAGGACTTGCTGCGCCGCTACCCCGGCGTCGTGTCGACCCGTGTCGGCTACTCCGGTGGCGACGTTGACAACGCCACTTATCGCAACCACGGCACCCACGCCGAAGCCATCGAGATCGTCTTCGACCCCGAACAGATTTCCTACCGCAAAATCCTGGAATTCTTCTTCCAGATTCACGATCCGTCGACCCCGAACCGTCAGGGCAACGACTTGGGCGTGAGCTATCGCTCGGCGATTTTCTACCTCAGCGACGAGCAGAAAGCCGTCGCCCTGGACACGGTGGCCGATGTGGAGGCGTCGGGCCTGTGGCCGGGCAAAGTCGTCACCGAAATCGCCCCCGCCGGCCCGTTCTGGGAAGCCGAGCCCGAGCATCAGGATTACCTGGAACGCATCCCTAACGGCTACACCTGCCACTTCGTTCGACCGAACTGGACATTGCCTGTGCGCGACAAGGCCACCACGGCCTGA